In Myxococcales bacterium, the following proteins share a genomic window:
- a CDS encoding enoyl-CoA hydratase/isomerase family protein, whose protein sequence is MTATPTAAVTYERPASPDAHAGVGIIRLQRAANRNSMTPELLDGFAVATALARADAELRALVVTGEGGFFSAGADFRSNIQRDDASRISAERSALMYEPFLSLLDLEVPTIAACNGHAVGGGFGLALACDLRIGAQDAKFGANFVKLGIHPGMAITYLLPQLIGGARAAELLFTGRLLDGRAAEAMGVLGQAVPASEVLPTALALATQIAENAPIAVRLTKRSLRGAHAAAARAAAYAESFAQAATLETSDAKEGVAALLAKRPPTFSGR, encoded by the coding sequence ATGACCGCGACGCCAACCGCAGCCGTAACATATGAGCGCCCCGCCTCGCCTGACGCACATGCGGGCGTCGGAATCATCCGCCTGCAGCGCGCCGCTAATCGCAACAGCATGACGCCCGAATTGCTCGATGGCTTCGCGGTGGCCACCGCGCTGGCGCGCGCCGATGCCGAGTTGCGCGCGCTGGTGGTAACCGGCGAGGGCGGATTTTTTTCCGCGGGCGCGGACTTTCGCTCGAACATTCAGCGCGACGACGCCTCGCGAATTTCCGCCGAGCGCTCCGCCTTGATGTACGAACCGTTTTTGTCGTTGCTCGATCTCGAGGTGCCAACCATCGCGGCTTGCAACGGCCACGCGGTGGGCGGTGGCTTTGGCCTCGCGCTGGCATGCGACCTCCGCATCGGCGCGCAGGACGCAAAGTTTGGCGCCAATTTCGTCAAGCTCGGCATTCATCCTGGGATGGCCATCACGTATCTATTGCCGCAGCTCATCGGCGGCGCGCGTGCGGCCGAGTTGTTATTTACCGGTCGCCTGCTCGATGGCCGCGCGGCCGAGGCGATGGGCGTGCTGGGTCAGGCCGTGCCCGCGTCCGAGGTGCTTCCAACCGCGCTCGCGTTGGCGACGCAGATCGCGGAAAACGCGCCGATTGCGGTACGCCTGACCAAGCGCAGCTTGCGAGGCGCGCATGCCGCCGCCGCGCGCGCCGCCGCGTATGCCGAAAGCTTTGCCCAAGCCGCGACGCTGGAAACCAGCGACGCCAAAGAAGGCGTTGCGGCGCTACTCGCCAAGCGCCCGCCCACGTTTTCCGGCCGCTAA
- a CDS encoding GNAT family N-acetyltransferase yields the protein MELTIKPCTGAAIAPYLADLARLRIEVFRDFPYLYEGTMAYEEGYLKGYAAAADHLVVLALDGDNVVGASTAMPLLAHGDDVAAPLAAAGYDPATIFYFGESVLAPAYRGRGVGHAFFDERERFGRARGFLRAAFCAVERPNDHPLRPPAYAPLDAFWQRRGYVRHPDVRTSFTWQDIDEAAPSAKPMVFWTKAL from the coding sequence ATGGAGCTAACCATCAAGCCCTGCACCGGCGCGGCGATCGCGCCCTATCTCGCGGACCTCGCGCGGCTGCGCATCGAGGTGTTCCGCGATTTTCCCTATCTCTACGAGGGCACCATGGCATACGAGGAAGGCTACCTTAAAGGGTATGCCGCGGCGGCCGATCACCTCGTCGTGCTCGCGCTTGACGGCGACAACGTGGTTGGTGCCAGCACCGCGATGCCGCTGCTCGCGCATGGCGATGACGTCGCGGCGCCGCTCGCTGCCGCAGGCTACGACCCGGCGACGATTTTCTATTTTGGCGAGTCGGTGTTGGCACCGGCATATCGCGGGCGCGGCGTGGGGCATGCCTTTTTCGACGAGCGCGAGCGCTTTGGCCGCGCGCGCGGGTTTTTGCGCGCCGCCTTTTGCGCCGTCGAGCGGCCGAACGACCACCCCTTGCGACCGCCCGCATATGCGCCGCTCGACGCCTTTTGGCAGCGACGCGGCTACGTGCGCCACCCCGACGTGCGCACGAGCTTTACCTGGCAGGATATCGACGAGGCGGCGCCAAGCGCCAAGCCTATGGTGTTTTGGACCAAAGCGTTGTAA
- the phoU gene encoding phosphate signaling complex protein PhoU, producing the protein MIAGKQHTDREYEAELREVREKLLRMAGLVEEMIAHATTAMATGDLDLARTTQQADLRVNSLELETDELCLLILAKRQPLASDLRTITLAMKMVTDLERIGDLAVNICERVVAIGAAPAPAIAGELQKMSAAGQAMIRDAIDAFVARDGDKARSVFARDQAVDDTYRSITIEIQTAMMQERDFIDRGIHLQAIAKFLERIADHGTNLAEMVVFQVEGTDVRHRSGRFSGLPPIS; encoded by the coding sequence GTGATCGCCGGCAAGCAGCATACCGACCGCGAATATGAAGCGGAGCTCCGCGAGGTCCGTGAAAAGCTGTTGCGCATGGCCGGGCTGGTCGAGGAAATGATCGCCCACGCGACCACGGCGATGGCAACCGGTGACCTCGACCTCGCGCGCACCACGCAGCAAGCGGATCTACGCGTCAATTCGCTCGAACTCGAAACCGATGAGCTCTGTCTGCTCATCCTGGCCAAGCGTCAGCCCTTGGCCTCCGACCTGCGCACCATCACGCTGGCGATGAAGATGGTGACCGACCTCGAGCGCATCGGCGATCTGGCCGTCAACATCTGCGAACGCGTGGTGGCCATTGGCGCCGCGCCCGCGCCCGCGATCGCGGGCGAGCTGCAGAAAATGTCCGCCGCCGGGCAAGCGATGATCCGCGACGCGATCGACGCCTTTGTCGCCCGCGATGGCGACAAGGCGCGCTCGGTGTTTGCGCGCGATCAGGCGGTCGACGACACGTACCGTTCAATCACGATCGAAATCCAAACCGCCATGATGCAAGAGCGTGACTTCATCGATCGCGGCATCCACTTGCAGGCCATCGCCAAGTTCCTCGAGCGCATCGCCGATCACGGCACCAACCTCGCCGAGATGGTCGTTTTCCAGGTCGAGGGTACCGACGTCCGGCACCGCTCGGGTCGCTTTAGTGGCTTGCCGCCGATTTCGTAG
- a CDS encoding thioesterase family protein: MTRFFEQVFGVYFDDLDPFHVLHNARYLLLFERALGAYWMEQGWGSFQDTSHPERFHLVARNEIDYVQPVRGVCRVRVRVWVDTLGTSSLTFGFRMLPMDADVDHARGKRVIVHVDPATLAASPWPATFREAMKPWLA; this comes from the coding sequence GTGACTAGGTTTTTTGAGCAGGTCTTTGGCGTCTATTTCGATGACCTCGATCCCTTTCATGTCTTGCACAATGCGCGCTATTTGTTGTTGTTTGAGCGCGCGCTGGGGGCGTACTGGATGGAGCAGGGCTGGGGCTCCTTTCAGGACACCTCACATCCCGAGCGCTTTCATCTGGTGGCCCGCAACGAGATCGATTACGTGCAGCCGGTGCGCGGCGTGTGCCGGGTGCGGGTGCGGGTGTGGGTCGACACGCTGGGCACTTCGTCGCTGACCTTTGGTTTTCGCATGCTGCCGATGGATGCGGATGTCGATCACGCGCGCGGCAAGCGGGTGATCGTGCATGTCGACCCCGCGACGCTCGCGGCATCGCCGTGGCCGGCCACATTTCGCGAGGCCATGAAGCCGTGGCTGGCCTAG
- a CDS encoding carbon-nitrogen hydrolase family protein, whose product MHVTVAACQYPIERFASFAAWQAKVERYVAQAKAQGADLLLFPEYAFMELATLASPTSLADELVAVVGIADAIIAHVRALAQAHQLIIVAGTVPQRGAEGMVRNRAYVCGARGELDFIEKQQMTRFEREQWDVGGGDAQAVFACAWGTFGIAICYDIEFPLIARRLRQAGASLILVPSCTDALAGYHRVRIGCQARALENQGVVVQATTVGAAPWLQSVDENVGAAGFFGPPDVGFASDGVLALGAMNEPGLLVHRVDLAAVAHVRENGNVLVDRDFDAPGHLAGQVRRVAW is encoded by the coding sequence ATGCACGTCACCGTCGCCGCCTGTCAGTATCCGATCGAGCGCTTCGCCTCGTTTGCGGCGTGGCAGGCCAAGGTCGAACGCTACGTCGCGCAGGCCAAGGCGCAAGGGGCCGACCTCTTGCTATTTCCCGAGTACGCCTTCATGGAGCTCGCGACCTTGGCCTCGCCAACGTCGCTTGCCGACGAACTCGTCGCGGTCGTCGGCATAGCGGATGCGATCATCGCGCACGTGCGCGCGCTCGCGCAGGCGCACCAGCTAATCATCGTCGCCGGGACCGTGCCGCAGCGCGGCGCCGAGGGCATGGTGCGCAATCGGGCCTATGTCTGCGGCGCGCGCGGCGAGCTGGACTTTATCGAAAAGCAGCAGATGACGCGCTTTGAGCGCGAGCAATGGGACGTTGGCGGCGGCGACGCGCAGGCGGTGTTTGCCTGCGCCTGGGGCACTTTCGGCATCGCCATTTGTTACGACATCGAGTTTCCGCTCATCGCGCGACGGCTGCGCCAGGCCGGCGCCTCGCTCATCTTGGTGCCGAGCTGCACCGATGCGCTGGCAGGATATCACCGCGTGCGCATTGGCTGTCAGGCGCGCGCGCTTGAAAACCAAGGCGTCGTGGTGCAGGCGACCACAGTTGGCGCCGCACCGTGGCTGCAATCGGTCGATGAAAACGTCGGCGCGGCTGGCTTCTTTGGCCCGCCCGACGTCGGCTTCGCAAGCGATGGCGTACTGGCGCTCGGCGCGATGAACGAACCCGGCTTGCTGGTCCATCGCGTCGACTTGGCGGCCGTCGCCCACGTGCGTGAAAACGGCAACGTCCTCGTCGATCGCGACTTTGACGCGCCGGGGCACCTCGCTGGGCAGGTACGCCGCGTCGCGTGGTAA
- a CDS encoding beta-lactamase family protein — translation MSGRAPAIHAALQRLVETMQQKPACGEVLLAVRAPREGVEFFSHHEPRQFFIASATKLYVTALMAKLRERGVVDWAVPMARYLPDLDLRRLAVYKQTDVTERITVADLLAHTSGLPDYFEGRRADGATTFGRALAHDMSWNLADVITWTRELQRPHFMPGTPGRALYSDTNYQLLGAIIERQYGASFADVVEAEICRPLGLRDTYCFAPPTIARYQDVCAMKLGDRALNIPLAMASVGADGGIVSTLADSMAFLKAFGSGALFSQHIYRDIQAPWRRIFFPLRYGTGVMLFRTPWIFSPFRRFPDLIGHSGASGTVMFYAEAWDTYVVATVNQVAQRSLPYQLMMRALAIAAPAARD, via the coding sequence ATGAGTGGCCGAGCCCCTGCGATCCATGCCGCCTTGCAACGCTTGGTCGAGACAATGCAGCAAAAGCCGGCCTGCGGCGAGGTCCTGCTCGCGGTGCGCGCGCCCCGCGAGGGCGTTGAGTTTTTCTCGCACCACGAGCCGCGGCAATTTTTTATCGCCAGCGCCACCAAGCTCTACGTGACGGCGCTCATGGCCAAGCTCCGCGAGCGCGGCGTTGTTGACTGGGCTGTCCCCATGGCGCGCTACCTACCCGACCTAGATCTGCGCCGTCTCGCCGTCTACAAGCAGACCGATGTCACCGAGCGCATCACCGTGGCCGATTTGCTCGCGCACACCTCGGGTCTGCCGGACTACTTTGAAGGCAGGCGGGCCGATGGCGCTACCACGTTTGGCCGTGCGCTCGCGCACGACATGAGCTGGAACCTAGCTGACGTCATCACCTGGACGCGCGAGCTGCAGCGGCCGCATTTTATGCCGGGCACACCAGGCCGCGCGCTTTATTCTGACACCAACTACCAACTACTTGGCGCCATCATCGAGCGCCAGTATGGCGCCAGCTTTGCCGACGTCGTCGAAGCGGAAATCTGCCGGCCGCTCGGCCTGCGCGACACCTATTGCTTTGCGCCGCCCACGATCGCCCGCTACCAAGACGTATGCGCCATGAAGCTCGGCGACCGCGCGCTCAACATTCCTCTGGCGATGGCCTCGGTCGGCGCCGACGGCGGCATCGTATCGACGCTCGCTGACAGCATGGCGTTTCTTAAAGCCTTCGGCAGCGGCGCGCTGTTTTCACAACACATCTACCGCGACATCCAGGCGCCCTGGCGACGAATCTTCTTTCCGCTGCGCTATGGCACCGGCGTCATGCTGTTTCGCACGCCGTGGATCTTCTCGCCGTTTCGACGCTTCCCTGATCTGATCGGCCACTCGGGCGCGTCGGGCACCGTGATGTTCTACGCGGAGGCGTGGGACACCTACGTGGTCGCGACGGTAAACCAGGTCGCGCAACGCTCGCTGCCGTATCAGCTCATGATGCGAGCACTTGCCATCGCCGCACCCGCAGCGCGCGACTAG
- a CDS encoding nuclear transport factor 2 family protein codes for MPETRTIVANYYDRFNAGDFDGMLALLTDDVVHDINQGGRETGKAAFAAFMARMQVAYRETLRDVVIMVAADGARAAAEFVVHGTYLRADEGMPPARGQAYVLPAGAFLELRDGKIARVTMYYNLAQWLRQVA; via the coding sequence GTGCCTGAGACGCGAACGATCGTTGCGAACTACTACGACCGCTTCAACGCCGGCGATTTCGACGGGATGTTGGCGCTGCTAACCGACGACGTGGTGCACGACATTAACCAAGGCGGCCGCGAAACGGGCAAGGCCGCGTTTGCGGCATTTATGGCGCGCATGCAGGTGGCGTATCGCGAGACGCTGCGCGATGTGGTCATCATGGTCGCGGCGGATGGCGCGCGCGCGGCGGCCGAATTTGTCGTGCACGGCACCTACCTGCGAGCCGATGAGGGCATGCCGCCGGCGCGCGGCCAGGCGTATGTGTTGCCCGCCGGCGCGTTTCTCGAGCTGCGCGACGGCAAGATTGCGCGCGTGACGATGTACTACAATCTCGCGCAATGGTTGCGGCAAGTGGCATAG
- a CDS encoding AMP-binding protein, with the protein MSINNVEPARVSGRLGLAWANLLEIMREGRISEPYGTPFDRDDLGASFALRRYRAPGPTRVPPLTGAILLVPPLMVTAEVYDISHETSAVRALLDRGADVWVVDFGAPELAPGGNARTLDDHVRAISRALDHVYAATGQPVHLAGYSQGGMFCYQAAAWRKGAGIASVVAFGSPVDWHRTLPKVAPEITDKLLVGIRTILDAPLSRMTRVPGAVAAAGFKLVSARKELGQLVEFIGNLHDREALARREARRLFLGGGGFISWPGPAMRAFIDELVVGNRLTAGGLVLDGDVVSLRDLTCPVLYFIGQHDEIARPPTVRAIVDAAPADAQIFESAVPAGHFGIVVGRVAQAQTWPQVAAWMSWIGNATPPPPWLHRVARGLPTPSTTGQAASSPPPSTPRWRDVLAQSLDALTGKAADAGAELGRHLENARWQVPRLSALATLRDDTAISLGRALADGAAAHGDQTLFIWAGRAVSYAQANARVDAVAAALALRGVSAGDAIAVWMDSRPSLLMAIVALNRLGAVAAIMPPELTATAAFDAASLTRTEIALVDPEHTATAAQVFTTVIPIKTLGVATIEGPVSQPTPPTDGPAANPGLARELALIFVRQDQDGSLRTTHITNRRWAFSALGAAAACMLTGRDTVYCCLPLHHPSGLLVAASSALVGGARLALAQGYAPLQLLHDARTYGVTVVFYAGEVCRRLVQVPRSGDEHALPIRLFAGSGLDADTWRQMKARFRAGIVEFYGASEASVVLVNASGEKIGSVGRPLPGSAQVAIASYDVEQRAVRRGADGHVLAMAAGAPGLLIAKLEGAWDQLGARAPQAILADVFAFGDHWYATRELATMDADGDVFLRGRVDRPAQPATKLSTNDAA; encoded by the coding sequence GTGTCGATAAACAATGTCGAGCCGGCGCGCGTCTCAGGACGTCTCGGCCTGGCGTGGGCCAACCTGCTTGAAATTATGCGCGAGGGTCGCATCAGCGAGCCTTATGGCACGCCCTTTGACCGCGATGATCTAGGCGCCTCGTTTGCCTTGCGACGCTACCGCGCGCCTGGGCCGACGCGTGTGCCACCCCTTACCGGCGCCATCTTGCTGGTGCCGCCGCTTATGGTCACCGCCGAGGTCTACGACATATCTCACGAGACCAGCGCGGTCCGTGCCCTGCTCGACCGTGGCGCCGATGTCTGGGTCGTGGATTTTGGCGCGCCCGAGCTCGCACCCGGCGGCAATGCCCGCACGCTCGACGACCACGTCCGCGCTATCTCGCGCGCGCTTGATCATGTTTATGCCGCCACGGGGCAGCCCGTGCATTTGGCGGGCTATTCACAGGGCGGGATGTTTTGCTATCAGGCCGCGGCCTGGCGCAAAGGCGCTGGCATCGCCTCGGTCGTCGCTTTCGGCAGCCCGGTCGACTGGCATAGGACGCTGCCCAAGGTGGCGCCGGAGATCACCGATAAGTTGCTAGTTGGGATCCGCACCATCTTGGATGCACCACTCTCGCGCATGACCCGCGTGCCGGGCGCCGTCGCGGCGGCTGGCTTCAAATTGGTTTCGGCGCGCAAGGAGCTAGGCCAGCTGGTCGAGTTCATCGGCAACCTGCACGACCGCGAGGCCCTCGCCCGACGCGAGGCGCGGCGGCTCTTTCTTGGCGGCGGTGGCTTTATCTCGTGGCCGGGCCCCGCCATGCGCGCCTTCATCGATGAATTGGTCGTCGGCAATCGCCTGACTGCCGGCGGCTTGGTGCTTGATGGCGATGTCGTATCGCTGCGCGACCTCACCTGCCCCGTCTTGTATTTCATCGGCCAGCACGACGAAATCGCCCGTCCCCCCACCGTGCGCGCCATCGTCGACGCCGCACCGGCCGATGCGCAGATCTTTGAAAGCGCGGTGCCAGCGGGCCATTTTGGCATTGTCGTGGGTCGCGTTGCGCAAGCGCAAACATGGCCACAAGTGGCGGCCTGGATGAGCTGGATCGGCAACGCCACGCCCCCACCGCCATGGCTGCATCGCGTCGCGCGAGGCCTGCCGACCCCCAGCACAACAGGGCAAGCCGCCAGCTCGCCGCCGCCAAGCACGCCGCGATGGCGCGACGTGCTTGCGCAATCGCTCGACGCGCTTACCGGCAAAGCCGCCGACGCCGGGGCCGAGCTGGGACGGCACTTGGAAAATGCACGCTGGCAGGTGCCGCGGCTATCGGCCCTGGCCACGCTCCGCGATGACACCGCGATCTCGCTTGGCCGCGCGCTTGCCGACGGTGCCGCCGCGCACGGCGATCAAACCTTATTCATCTGGGCGGGACGCGCCGTCTCGTATGCCCAGGCAAATGCGCGCGTCGATGCGGTGGCGGCCGCGCTCGCGTTGCGGGGGGTGAGCGCCGGCGATGCCATCGCCGTATGGATGGACTCCCGCCCAAGCTTGCTAATGGCGATCGTTGCCTTAAATCGGCTTGGCGCCGTTGCCGCGATCATGCCTCCGGAGCTAACGGCGACGGCGGCCTTCGATGCCGCGTCGCTAACCCGCACCGAGATCGCGCTGGTCGACCCAGAACACACGGCGACGGCCGCCCAAGTCTTTACGACGGTCATCCCGATCAAGACGCTTGGGGTCGCAACAATCGAGGGGCCGGTATCGCAGCCAACTCCCCCGACCGATGGCCCCGCCGCAAACCCCGGCCTGGCGCGCGAGCTCGCCCTTATTTTTGTGCGGCAGGATCAAGACGGTAGCCTGCGCACCACGCATATCACCAATCGTCGTTGGGCGTTTTCGGCGCTTGGGGCCGCGGCCGCATGCATGCTAACCGGACGTGACACCGTCTATTGTTGCCTGCCCTTGCATCATCCCAGCGGCTTGCTCGTCGCCGCGAGCAGCGCCCTGGTTGGCGGCGCACGCCTCGCGCTCGCACAGGGCTACGCGCCGTTGCAATTGCTGCACGATGCGCGCACCTATGGCGTCACGGTCGTGTTCTATGCCGGCGAGGTTTGCCGGCGGCTCGTGCAAGTGCCACGCAGCGGCGATGAGCATGCGTTGCCGATTCGTTTGTTTGCGGGCAGCGGGCTAGACGCCGACACCTGGCGGCAGATGAAGGCGAGATTTCGCGCCGGCATCGTCGAATTCTATGGCGCGTCTGAGGCAAGCGTTGTGCTGGTGAATGCCTCGGGCGAAAAAATTGGCAGCGTCGGCAGGCCGTTGCCTGGCAGCGCGCAAGTGGCCATCGCCAGCTACGATGTGGAGCAGCGCGCGGTGCGGCGAGGCGCTGACGGCCACGTGCTTGCGATGGCAGCGGGAGCGCCTGGCCTGCTGATCGCCAAGCTGGAGGGCGCCTGGGATCAGCTCGGGGCGCGCGCGCCGCAAGCCATCTTGGCCGACGTCTTTGCCTTTGGCGACCATTGGTATGCCACACGAGAACTTGCTACGATGGATGCCGATGGCGACGTCTTTCTGCGCGGCCGAGTCGACCGCCCCGCGCAACCAGCCACCAAATTGAGCACGAACGATGCAGCCTAA
- the hflX gene encoding GTPase HflX has product MATDADAPLAVLLAVQLPGVDEAELASSLDELQRLVTTLGLQTIGRVTQKRRQLAAGKVVGDGKLEDLATWTGGSGRVEGFVALKKRREKDAREAEDEAGDEDESDQAIEVAASDEVDEHDAAAPSSRKPKDSPLATVVVVDHELTPTQQRNLERATKAEVLDRTSVILEIFSRHAKSREARLQVEVAKLKYLAPRLREGGGGEDRVRGGVGGKGAGETSLELDRRRIRDRIAEVKQELARIEGGANVRRHRRHDALTIALVGYTNAGKSSLMRALTSSEIYVADKLFATLDTTVRALHPRSEPPILVTDTVGFIKKLPHDLVASFRSTLDEANEADLLLHVVDAADPAMLQQFAVTREVLAEIGADTRPSLLVLNKADQLSPEQLAAHRAAYPDAVLMSARSPQDVARLRERIIEHFAGAFATATILLPWADFGKIAQIRAQCQVLSQQDGDAGAQLELRGPAAMLESLAQAYPTIG; this is encoded by the coding sequence ATGGCCACCGACGCTGATGCACCACTTGCCGTCTTGCTGGCCGTGCAGTTGCCGGGGGTGGACGAGGCCGAGCTGGCGTCGTCGCTCGACGAACTGCAGCGGCTGGTCACGACGCTCGGCCTGCAAACCATAGGGCGGGTGACGCAGAAGCGGCGCCAGCTCGCGGCGGGCAAGGTGGTCGGCGATGGCAAGCTCGAAGATCTGGCCACCTGGACCGGGGGCAGTGGCCGTGTCGAAGGCTTTGTCGCGCTGAAAAAACGCCGCGAGAAAGACGCGCGCGAGGCCGAGGATGAGGCCGGCGACGAAGACGAAAGCGATCAAGCCATCGAGGTCGCAGCCTCTGATGAGGTCGACGAACACGACGCGGCGGCGCCGAGCAGCCGCAAGCCTAAAGACTCGCCGTTGGCCACCGTGGTCGTGGTCGATCACGAATTAACGCCGACCCAGCAGCGCAATCTCGAGCGCGCGACCAAGGCCGAGGTGCTCGATCGCACGTCGGTGATTTTAGAGATTTTTTCGCGCCACGCCAAGTCGCGCGAGGCGCGGCTGCAAGTCGAAGTCGCCAAGCTCAAGTACTTGGCGCCGCGGCTGCGCGAGGGCGGTGGCGGCGAAGATCGCGTGCGCGGTGGAGTGGGCGGCAAGGGCGCCGGCGAGACCTCGCTCGAGCTCGATCGCCGCCGCATTCGCGATCGCATCGCCGAGGTCAAACAGGAACTCGCGCGCATCGAGGGCGGCGCCAACGTGCGGCGCCATCGCCGCCACGATGCCCTCACCATCGCGCTGGTCGGCTACACCAATGCCGGCAAGTCGTCGCTGATGCGTGCGCTCACCAGCAGCGAGATCTATGTCGCCGACAAGCTGTTTGCGACGCTGGATACCACCGTGCGCGCGCTGCATCCGCGCAGCGAGCCGCCGATCTTGGTGACCGACACGGTGGGCTTCATCAAGAAATTGCCGCACGATCTGGTGGCGTCGTTTCGCTCGACGCTGGATGAAGCCAACGAGGCCGACTTGCTCTTGCACGTCGTCGATGCCGCCGACCCCGCGATGTTGCAGCAGTTCGCCGTCACGCGCGAGGTGCTTGCCGAAATCGGCGCCGACACGCGCCCGTCGCTGCTGGTGCTCAACAAGGCCGACCAGCTGTCGCCCGAGCAACTCGCGGCGCACCGCGCGGCCTATCCTGACGCCGTGTTGATGTCGGCGCGCAGCCCGCAAGACGTGGCGCGGCTGCGCGAGCGCATCATCGAGCACTTTGCCGGGGCCTTTGCCACCGCGACCATCCTCTTGCCGTGGGCTGACTTTGGCAAGATTGCGCAGATTCGCGCGCAATGTCAGGTGCTCTCGCAGCAAGATGGCGACGCCGGCGCGCAGCTCGAGTTGCGCGGGCCCGCCGCCATGCTCGAGTCCTTGGCGCAGGCGTATCCAACGATCGGTTAG